One part of the Procambarus clarkii isolate CNS0578487 chromosome 41, FALCON_Pclarkii_2.0, whole genome shotgun sequence genome encodes these proteins:
- the LOC138373232 gene encoding caldesmon-like — protein MTAVLNFRGSEKDLARAQKYIDTGDDEILQNCTQEQLWLIGKMYGVRLKSNRASSKRKEIKAIMQIDRVSMFCKTRDEKILMCTRRQIRMLEDHFGLKGRHDKVEDGREALRTWLREQKAEAEKEAKRQCEQEETQCQQGGAEALPQNEEPDRLEEISEETDDAPSDEGINVNSSSSRESSLERHEVEPKLEPGDNEVQLQREERQARLEQEKAKAEQERAKAEQEKAKAEQEKAKAEQEKLKVGQKRAKAEQETAKAELAMIKMEAAKAERERIKTARRENRCCLRIMENQVELLLEEPNFEEIKNLTKSVLIYMAHKFDLTANNRMVKDQLVKLVVTHLVEDGRLEEDVLEELAEGSIDQLALKRLELESQPELASLEAQQKKIELEAQKQQR, from the exons aTGACAGCGGTCCTGAATTTTAGAGGTTCGGAGAAAGACCTTGCGAGAGCCCAGAAGTACATTGATACAGGGGATGatgaaatcttgcaaaattgtacCCAGGAACAACTTTGGTTGATCGGTAAAATGTATGGTGTTAGGTTGAAGTCAAACAGGGCGTCTAGTAAACGAAAGGAAATCAAGGCAATAATGCAGATAGACAGAGTAAGCATGTTCTGCAAAACTCGTGACGAGAAGATTCTAATGTGCACTCGGAGGCAGATAAGGATGTTGGAAGACCATTTCGGCCTAAAGGGTAGGCATGATAAGGTAGAGGATGGACGCGAGGCGCTGCGGACTTGGTTAAGGGAACAAAAAGCAGAAGCAGAGAAGGAAGCGAAACGCCAATGTGAACAAGAGGAAACACAGTGCCAGCAAGGAGGAGCTGAAGCCCTGCCTCAGAATGAAGAACCCGATAGGTTGGAAGAAATTTCAGAGGAAACGGATGATGCGCCAAGTGACGAAGGAATTAATGTAAACTCAAGTAGCAGCAGGGAAAGCAGCCTTGAGAGGCACGAGGTGGAACCAAAGTTGGAACCAGGAGACAATGAGGTACAGCTGCAACGTGAAGAGAGGCAGGCTCGGCTTGAGCAAGAGAAAGCCAAAGCCGAGCAGGAGCGAGCTAAAGCTGAGCAAGAGAAAGCTAAAGCCGAACAGGAAAAAGCTAAAGCTGAACAGGAAAAACTTAAAGTCGGACAAAAGAGAGCCAAGGCCGAACAAGAAACGGCCAAGGCTGAACTGGCTATGATAAAGATGGAGGCCGCTAAAGCAGAACGAGAGAGAATTAAGACGGCacgaagggagaacaga TGTTGTTTGAGAATTATGGAAAATCAAGTGGAATTGTTGCTAGAGGAGCCAAACTTTGAAGAGATTAAAAACCTGACAAAGTCTGTCCTGATTTATATGGCACATAAATTTGATTTAACAGCTAATAACAGAATGGTTAAAGACCAGTTAGTAAAGTTGGTAGTTACCCACTTAGTAGAAGATGGCAGACTTGAGGAAGACGTCCTAGAGGAATTAGCTGAAGGGTCAATTGATCAGTTAGCATTAAAACGTCTTGAGCTAGAATCTCAGCCTGAACTGGCTAGCCTTGAGGCTCAACAGAAAAAAATAGAATTAGAGGCTCAAAAGCAACAGAGATAA